The sequence below is a genomic window from Pectinophora gossypiella chromosome 13, ilPecGoss1.1, whole genome shotgun sequence.
gaaccatgtcgcttTTAAAAATTTGACCATTTTTTGAAGTCTAACCAAATCGATAGTGCCTGTGATCGCATATTTACTTATATCGCTGTCAATTGTCACAATGTTCACTTGACAAAACTTGACTTCAAAAGTTAGACAAATTATTCAAAGCGGCATTAATGCCTGATTATGTTACTGCCTCCAccatacgccctccggttgattgaaggaaggcctgtgcccagcagtgctgCAGTTGGACATAacatatagactgtttatgttatgtcgcaACTATATTTATAGatcaaagtaaataatataactagaCTATGTGGTTTAAATGAATGTGTATGtggtttgaggagctcggtggcgcagcgattaatgcgctcggtctgcgattgttgaagttaagcaactttcgcaaaggccggtcataggatgggtgaccacaaaaaaaaaagttttcatctcgagctcctccgtgcttcggaaggcacgttaagctgttggtcccggctgcattagcagtcgttaataaccatcaatccgcactgggtccgcgtgatggtttaatgcccgatctccctatccatccatagggaaagccggtgccccagcagtggggacgttaatgggctgatgatgatgtggttTAAAGAATGCTACTAATAACGACTACGTGTAAATTTAGATActaagaaattaaaaagaaaagtgaATATCCTAGAGCTGCTGATTTTCGGCTCATTTGATAAGAACATTGCGCAAAAAAGTTTCAAAGTGTTCTTTCGAACAAATTCTCGTTCAGCAGTAGTATGCATTTGTGAAACGCCAGACGGATTTAATAAGCGTGTACCTCAGTTTTATGTGAACTAAACTGAGCTAAACACGCATATTTTTGGAaagcataatatttatgttgGCCACTCAATAGTGGTGTTAGTAAACCGCTGACGGTCCGTGTCGGTTTGTTTGCTATAATGTCCAATTTACAGTCGTGCTGGCAACATGTTTATCTTAACGCCACATTATGCTCGGGGATTTCATATGAAACGGATTGATTGAGCTGTGTGTTTAGTGAACAATTTGTATGCAGCCTTCACCTTGTTATCAAAAGAAATGGAGCAGGAAAATGAAAAGGTAAGAAGAATACATGCAAAGGAAATAAGAGCAATGAAATGCataaacaatacttaaataataatgaataattaaaagacagaaagaaagaaagataaattttaaatgACTATCATTTAATTCTCATGATAAGTGATGTTGCTTCAAACGATAATAGTAGCTAAGTATACGTAATCGCAAAAAAATCTAAGTCTATGATTAAAACAATGTGATAAGAAAGCGCTATGGTACAAAGAAGATGaagacacacatacatacataaactcacgcccataatcatacgaagttctaagattGATAATGATTAACCTTATGCTAACAAGAGTCAGCTTATCGCtcataaaaaatatctattGCGTTAGAAAGGACAGAATCCCGAATTTATGACATGCCGAGAAGACACGCAGCTGTTCCCAGTTCAGCATAGAAGCTGATGAAGAAGAACTAAGTAAAATGAAAGAAGATTAACAATATCGATTTATGAGACAAATGTGTTGAAACTATGGTTTAGTGTTCGAAAATCGGCGAAATAGAATATGACATAATAGATACTGaaagttacttacttatacaatttatttcgTATTTGTTGTTTCCCGAATAATCTGGTAAGCTGCCGGTGCACTATTAATTGGATATTAGatgaattacatttaaaacacTTTTAAAAGAGGTTTGAAGTTCTTGCAAAAGTTGCAAAGATACATACGCCAATGAAAGAGTAGTACTATTATAGGGTAGGGTCGACTgaactttttcttctttttaagcGGTAATAGGTGGGAAGAGTTTTAAGCGAGAAGTAAAGAAGTTTTTGGCTAGGAAGCTGAACCGTACTCGTAGCGGaatgtctttttttaaaattaaaaaggtttCGACAAATCCAATTaaatagaagaagactgtttttcttttcattcaGTGTAAATATcgaaaatttattaaattgcttttaatatttttttacgaagtACGAAGTCTTCATCTGTCCAGAACTTCTGTAGTGAAACGTTTCCATCATCTCATTAATTCACAGCCGAgactgaaacaaaacaaaacattcatTAACATCTTTGTTCGAAATACGAATATTTCATTAGTACGAAACTTGTACGAAATCTCTAGCTAGAGCTAGTTAAAAGCAGGGAGATTCTAAAGAGTAAGATAAATAGGATAAAAAGCTTTACTACGTATCTCGGTAAATAATTAATCAATGCAAGCCAACCTTGTAAAAGTTCTCCAATTTGAATTAAATACCAACCTGCAGAGTCTGGTTTAGGTCCCAACTGTCTCTGTTGAAAGCGATGAAGGCCTGACCACCTCGGCAGTAAGCGATTTGGTTGCTCGAGTTTTCCCACCAATCATTGATACCATGACCAGCGGCTACCTGAAATTCACCATCGAGGCGATCTGGCGCCAGCGATGCTCGCAAATCCAACCGTTGCCGCAAGTATCATCCTGATGTAAAAGATTACATGATCAGAAAAATGAAGTTGACTGCGATTGAACACAGCTTAATTTCAAAAAACTTACAGAGTTGATTGATCGAGAGATAAGATAAGCcctggttttttttattattttgattaattGATTGCCTTCGAATTTTAAAGACTTAAATCTTGTCGTTAAGGGACCTTTTAATCATACGTAATCGCTGATTACATGCTGCTATCGTTGGCTAATAAAGTTTGCATTTAAGAATTTGAGATTAAATATTAATTGGGAATTCGTACAAATTTCAGCCTGTTTCAAGGTcattaaagtgtatttgtatcgtAACATTATCCACATAATACTAACCTGACACCGGCATTGTTGCATCGTCGGACCATGCTAGCGAACTGTGCCTCATTGCCAGATCTGGTGACCAGACGGTAGATGGGCTGACAACGTTCCCACCAGGGGCGGTTAGCGGACCAAATCACCAAGTTCTCATTAGGTGGGGAAAACTGTGGACATGTAGTTGGTTCACAAAAAGTGTAGTTGTTCTATGAGAATCATAATTTATGGCTTTCTTAACCTTAAGTTAATAGAGCTTCGGAATTTATTCACGGTTATGAAAACCTTGAGACTCTTGAACTTAccttaaaagtttattttattttaaggtagtctggaagaaattgcattTTAGCACGTCGcctaatataggtaggtacttcttcTGTCCTATTTatgattatacattgttttaagtttacgcggttattttcattattaaaacacataatacgggttcttaccgcgtttaaagtagggatatcctactccactccaatctcatcagtcatcccgtgatcatggcacttgcaacagtgtcgaaatatcgggagtctcaaacccctactttaaacgcggtaagaagcccttattatgtgttttaattactatttATGATTGTTATTTCCTTGTATTATTTTGCAAGGCGTTTTTGAATTTATAACTCACCTGAATACCATCAAATCTCTGGGCCTCAACCACCTTTCGGGATCGAATTTAATACAAGAGAGAAATTTGTcatttaaagtaataaaataaacagtatatcaaataaatcgaaaatgttttaattttgctttaaTTTACAATTCTCAGATCAGGGTACGAAGTCTTCATCAGTCCAGAACTTCTGTAGTGAAACGTTTCCATCATCTCATTCATTCACAGCCGAgactgaaacaaaacaaaacattcatTAACATCTTTGTTCGAAATACGAATATTTCATTAGTACGAAACTTAGGAACTCTCGAAAGTAATTCTAAATTTTTAACactaaacgaaaaaaaaaaatatggcctTGACCCGAGTATTTTTTATCTACTTACAAAAGTAGCATAATAAGCAAATTATATTTCTGGTGTTCAATAAAAtcctaactaaaataaacaaaacataccCAGTTAGTTATAGTTAATGGCAAACAATATTTCATGTACAGGGTACATATATGAGTACAGCACCACTTTTGGAATTAAgaatgaaatttaaattttaggagcactttgaaatattttcaaCTTACGTCTGTACCGCGGTGGATAGCAAGGAACATGTCGTAGTCGTTGGCACCAATGCTGATGTGAGCACGACCATCATTACCGACAGTAACAGTTTTACCAGTACAACTATCTCCTCGCTTCTCACCGGAGACGATGTCGCAGTATCTGCCGGCTGGCAAGCAAGTCTGAAAGAAACATTAGTTATAGAGTCTAGCATAAGATATAAAACGCAGCGTGCTGTAGAAGTGTTATTCTCTAAAACGGTGACCGTATCGTTAAGACTATATTAAGTGTTGTTCATTAGAAAGAGGGAGTTGAAACTACTTGAAGTTGACCAAGATTATGCAAGTATAAAGAGCAAAAAGATAAATTTAAGCCTAAGCTTAAGCTACCTATAAATATCGCACACTAACCTTCCCAATGTTTAACAATGTGAATCAAATACTAACCTGAAGAGTCTGGTTTAGGTCCCAACTGTCTCTGTTGAAAGCAATGAAGGCTTGACCACCTCGGCAAAAAGCAATCTGGTTACTCGAGTTGTCCCACCAATCGTTGATGCCATGACCAGCGGCGACATTCCTGAAGTTCACCATAAACGCGATCTGTCGCCAGCGGTGCTCGCAAATCCAACCGTTTCCGCAAGTATTGTCCTAAGAATATAGAAGATTTCACGATTAAAAATTGTTTTGGATCGCGAGTGAACACAacttaatttcaaaatttaactTACAGAATTGATAGAAGGAGATATGATATTTCCCTGGTTGTCCATTGGGGGTCCAGCTTCAGTGTTTGTGAATGCAAAACTGCTCATCAGTTGAGGTTCACCGTAGGGATGGGCCAACATGAAGGCAATAGCGGCCTTGTAATTCCTAGCTTGCTTGTATGTAAGGATAGCACCACCAGCACCATGGCCTCTTTGGTTGTCATGGTTGTCAATGAAAGTCAGTGAGACTTCATGAGCAAGAAGACCCCATTGCGGGCCCCAGTTAACGAGCCACCTAAGTTGATCTCCACCACTGAACACTCTGCTCAGATGCATTCCGAATTTGAACTCAGTGACggcagcaagagaagtgtattcATCACGAGTGATGGCCTCCCCACCAAGATCAATGACTTCCTGGTAGATGTAAGGGCGAGCGCCAGATGGGAAGCCGTGATCAGTGTTCAAGTTGTGCAGCCTGTCGTAGATAATCCTTAGGTCTCCGGGCCACATGTGTTTGGCAGCGTCAATTCTAAAACCATAAATATATCAACATTAAAATCGAAATTCAAAAGAATTGTACATTATCTTCGAACGAGCTGAAGATATAAGGTCTAATCTTATATATTGTCTCTTAGAAAAAAGTGATCTGATTCAAAAGAATTAAGTACCTGAATCCAGCAACACCGAAGTCGATGAGACGGTTCATGAAACCGACGATCATGCCACGTACATATTCTGTTCCCTGGTTCAAGTCCTTCAAACCTGATAACTCGCAGTTACGTACCTAAAATGTTTAAACATAGAATACGcattaatctttatttatagatcttgtatgtacctacatatttcGGTCAAGCTAACCGATTCTAATTACTACTTACTCTTTCTGGACAGCAGCCATAATCAGATCCTTGGATCACGCAAATAGGCGAGTTGAAGTCGTTCCTTCCGTAGGGAACAGCAGGATAGTGCCATTGGCCGAAGTTAGCAGTACTACCGCCAGTACCGACATTCTCGTTCCATGTACCAGTCATGTGGTTGATGATGGCATCAACATAGATCCTGTTAAGAAAATTCAAAGATTTCATGAGTATAATAAGTAGGCAAAGATATACACATAATAAAGTATAAACTAATCAAAtgaaatcaaaacaaaatgttttgtgGATGGATTTGTTTCGTATCTGTTGGTAATGGAAATTTAAATCTTAAAtactaaacataattttatagtcTGTGGTCTGATGGCTGTTCagaaaaaagagaaaaatattaaaCGAGAATGGTTAAAAAAAATGAACGTAAAAGTCCATACTTaattgtacttatttaatttcacTTTTTACGATTTTTAAGACATGATTGGGGGCCGTATCTTATCGTTCAAGAATACTTTATTATATGTACATTATCGCTGATTACATGCTATTTTGTTTGCATTTaggattaaaacaaataattgattGGGATTTCGTATCCGTTTCGTAAATTTTACCTTGCCAGACCATTCTAAAATGTATTTGTGACGTAACCTTAATTTTGTACTACTTATAAGTGTACTAACCTGACACCGGCATTGTTGCATCGTCGGACCATGCTAGCGAACTGTGCCTCATTGCCAGATCTGGTGACCAGGCGATAGGAGATTGGCTGGTAACGTTCCCACCAGGGGCGGTTAGCGGACCAAATCACCAAGTTCTCATTAGGTGGGGAAATCTGTACAGAAATGTgtttatttcacaaataaatgacAACAAAGTGGAATTACAGAAGATCTATCTGTACTATGACGTAATCTAAGGCCTCAGAATTaaccttaaaatattcaattcagTTCAACTTATATGGCACTTATT
It includes:
- the LOC126371904 gene encoding alpha-amylase 1-like isoform X2 encodes the protein MFRYILLLSAVGLAAAYTNPHYAAGRSTMVHLFEWKWDDIAAECERWLGPRGFGGIQISPPNENLVIWSANRPWWERYQPISYRLVTRSGNEAQFASMVRRCNNAGVRIYVDAIINHMTGTWNENVGTGGSTANFGQWHYPAVPYGRNDFNSPICVIQGSDYGCCPERVRNCELSGLKDLNQGTEYVRGMIVGFMNRLIDFGVAGFRIDAAKHMWPGDLRIIYDRLHNLNTDHGFPSGARPYIYQEVIDLGGEAITRDEYTSLAAVTEFKFGMHLSRVFSGGDQLRWLVNWGPQWGLLAHEVSLTFIDNHDNQRGHGAGGAILTYKQARNYKAAIAFMLAHPYGEPQLMSSFAFTNTEAGPPMDNQGNIISPSINSDNTCGNGWICEHRWRQIAFMVNFRNVAAGHGINDWWDNSSNQIAFCRGGQAFIAFNRDSWDLNQTLQTCLPAGRYCDIVSGEKRGDSCTGKTVTVGNDGRAHISIGANDYDMFLAIHRGTDSRL